A genome region from Candidatus Amarolinea dominans includes the following:
- a CDS encoding YbaK/EbsC family protein, translating into MELLSPSAQRVQDALRGMGFGYEVIEFAQTTRTAAEAAAAVGCTVGQIAKSLVFKTRHGGRPLLVIASGANRVNEKAMRAIVGEPIEKPDADFVRQQTGFVIGGVPPLGHAAPLTIFIDEDLLQYDIIWAAAGTPNAVFRLAPADLLPMTGGQAIKVT; encoded by the coding sequence ATGGAGTTACTATCACCGAGTGCGCAGCGGGTGCAGGATGCGCTGCGCGGTATGGGGTTTGGGTATGAGGTGATCGAGTTTGCGCAGACGACGCGCACCGCGGCGGAGGCGGCCGCGGCTGTGGGCTGCACGGTGGGGCAGATTGCCAAGTCATTGGTGTTCAAGACACGGCACGGCGGCCGGCCGCTGCTGGTCATTGCCAGCGGCGCCAACCGGGTGAATGAGAAGGCCATGCGTGCTATCGTCGGTGAGCCGATCGAGAAGCCTGACGCCGATTTTGTGCGGCAGCAAACGGGCTTTGTCATCGGCGGCGTGCCTCCGCTCGGCCATGCGGCGCCGCTGACGATCTTCATTGATGAAGACCTCTTGCAGTACGACATCATTTGGGCCGCGGCCGGGACGCCCAACGCGGTGTTTCGCCTGGCGCCCGCCGACCTGCTGCCGATGACCGGCGGGCAGGCAATCAAGGTGACATAA